The following is a genomic window from Lysinibacillus sp. G4S2.
TGAGAGCGAATATCATAGTCGTAAATTATTAAAGCACATGCAACAAGCGGCTCGAGGCGTTGCTACACATTATGTTCATGTTACACCTGATACTTTATTAACAACGATTATTGAGGAAGAGAAAATTGCTGTGAATTCATTTCATCATCAGGCCTTAAATATAGTAGCGGAAAAATTGAAAGTGGTGGCAAAATCAAGCGATGGTATCGTTGAAGCGGTAGTACACGAAGATTTACCATTTTGTTTGGGCGTACAGTGGCATCCAGAAGAGCTAGCTATGGCAGGAGATGAAGCATCGAAGAAATTATTCTCTGCATTTGTAAAGGCAAGCTTGAAATTCAAGGTAGAGGCATAAAGCTTTATATTGAAGGAATGAATTTGCGGGTACAATTCAAAATCCGAACGCAATTACGCCAAGAAGAAATCAACACTACATTATGGGGATAGGCTTAACTAAAGATATTGCAAAGAGTAAGGAATCCATTTTAAAGTGGATTCTTTTTTAGTTTTGTTCCATTAAAAAAATGGATAAGAAAAAGAGGTATATGCTCTTTTATGAACATAAAATCCTCTTTTAATACTTGAAAATGGAGATGCTTTTAGTGTACACGACGATAGAGACCAACAACTTGCCCCAAAATAGAAACTTGGTCTACGATAATCGGCTCCATTGTTGCGTTTTCAGGCTGTAAACGAAAATGATTTTTTTCCTTGAAGAAACGCTTTACAGTGGCTTCATCCTCTGCAGTCATTGCTACGACAATATCACCATTATTAGCCGTTGCTCTTTGTTTAACAATGACTAAATCTCCATCTAAGATGCCAGCTTCAATCATTGATTCACCCATAATTTCTAGCATAAATAACTGATCTTCACTTGTACCATAAATATCTGGAAGTGGGAAATACTCATCGATATTTTCAATAGCAGTTATCGGAGAACCTGCTGTAACCTTCCCAACAAGTGGGACATGTATAACATGTTGCTTTTGAATAGAATCCTCTGGCTCTAGGATTTCAATAGCCCGTGGTTTAGTTGGGTCTCGACGAATGAAGCCCTTTTGTTCTAAACGAGCTAAATGTCCATGAACTGTTGAGCTTGAAGCAAGTCCAACTGCTTCACCAATCTCACGTACTGATGGTGGATACCCCTTTGTGCGCACTTCTTCTTTGATGAACTCTAATATGGCTTCTTGTCTTTTCGAAACTTTTTTCATGATTGCTCACCTCTTTTTTCTAATCATTCTACTTATTAGTAGTATAACAGAATGCGAACACTTAAGCAAACATAGGTTCGAAAAGTGTTTGACAAAAACGTTTGTTCGCATTATTATGAGAACATATATTCCGAACAAATATTCTAAAAGGGGTTATGATTATGAACTGGTTAAAGAAAAATCCACATATTACTACTTTATTAGGGGCAAGTCTACTATTTGCAGCATATCTTTTTATAACAGATCCAGGCAATGTTACTTACACTGAAATTGAAATCGAACATGGTGATAGTTTATGGTCGTTAGCTGAACAATACTCTGGTAAAATGAAAACGGATGATTGGATTAAGCTTGTGAAAGCAGAAAATGAATTATCAAACGTTGATATTATTGCAGGTAAATCCCTAGTGATTCCAGTAGTGGGTGACCAGTCCAAACCCATAAATTCAATTGAAATTGCGAGAAATGAAAAATGATAAATACACTACAATCGGCTGTTGTCTATTGCCGTGTGAGTACAGAAAAAGAGACACAAAGTTCCTCGCTTGAACGTCAACAAGAGGAGTTGATGCGCTATGCTAAAGAGCAGGGCTACGAAGTGAAGAACGTTTTTAGGGATAAGCATAGTGGCTATGATGTGGAACGTGATGGCTTACTTGAAATGCTCGACTTTATTAAAGAAAAAGAAGTTAAAGCATTATTTGTACAGGATGAGACACGCTTAGGACGTGGAAATGCTAGAATGGCAGTATTGCATTTATTACAAAAAACTGAAACGGATGTTTTTTCTATGCGAGACGAGGGCCCTGTACAATTAAATGAAATGGATACGATGCTCCTAGAAATTTTAGCGATCGTAGAGGAGTACCAACGCAGAATTCATAATGCTAAAATACGTCGTGGCATGCGTCGTGCCGTTGAAAATGGCTATCGTCCTGAAAACAATTTATCAAATCGTGGAAATCCTAATGGTCAAGAACGTAAGGATGTACCTGTAGAAGAGATTATTAAGCTACGTAACCGAGGCTTCACTTTTGAGGAAATTGCCGTAACACTAAGAGGTCTAGGCTTTGATGTAAGCAAAGCAACTGTCCATAGGAGATATCGGGAACATCAAGAGATTAATAGCAAATAAAGTGACGTATCAATCAGTGGGAGCTTAGTCATCCCACTGATTTTTACTTTAAATAGCTAAGATTGAGGTAATGCAGAGAAGTGGCGGATTCCACCATAATCTATTAACTATAGTATAAAGAACTAGTTATGCTCATTCCTCATCTAAGACAGCATAGTAGTATTCATCCCACCACTCATCTCCGTTAGGAATACATTTTTTAAAATAACCTTCGCGTCTCATGCCGATTTTTTCCATCACTCGATAGGATCCGATATTTTCTGGCTGGCATGTTGCAATAATTCTATGAAGCTTCATTTCCTTGAATCCATAGTCCAGTACAGCTTCTGCAGCTTCAGAGGCATATCCATTATTGTAATAGTTCGGATTAAATACCCAACCAATTTCATACGTATGGTCACCAAAACATGGATGGAAAACAATATGACCAATGACAATATTGTTATTTAGTAAAACAACAGGGAAGTATTTTGCTTTATCACCGCTATTTTCTGAAACAAACTTTCTTGCTTCCTCCTCATTAAAAACTCCCTCTGGAATGTATTTCATCACATTTGAATCTGAAGTATATTCATAGACAGCTTGCCAATCTTGAACCTCAAATTCTCTTATAATTAATCTTTTCGTTTTAATAAACAATTTCATTTTCCCCCAAGCGTAAATTGATCTTTTGACCCCTATAAATTAGTTTACACTTCTGACTTCAAAAAATCATGTATTATGTGGTATTTATTGTAAATGTTTATTTGGAGCATTTGAGGCTATGATGGGAGGAGTTTTGAATCGATCGGATTTATAAAAATATTATTGGGCATTATCCTTATTTATCAGCTCATCAATTTTATTATTCATTTTTTTCGCTTCAGATAGGTTATAAACATAAAATAGCAGCCAAATAAGAGTGAAAAGTAAAACACCAAGCAATAACATGAACATAGTCATTCCGATAGATGATGTTGGGAGCCAATTTAAAAATAAAGCAACAACAATAAATGTACTTACAGAAATTGCAAAATGGATAGCTATTTGTTGTAAAAATGTTAAACGTTCCACTTGATAGAAATATGAAGGTAATGCACAAGCAATTCCTACAATAATTGAACCTAAAACGTGTTGTGTAAAATTAGCCATAACAGCTTCCAAAAAAATATTTCCAAGAGTCCAATAACCTAAAAGATTAATAAAAACAAAAACTGTACAGCCCATACTTACACCAAATGCGACATTTTTTAAAAAATGCATCTATCCTAGACCCCCAAACGCTTTTTAAATTGCTTTCGATAATTGCGAGAAATCACTTCTTTAATTCCCAAAACTAGCTCAATTTCCATTGTTCCATTAAATGAAGCTTCAATATTTTTAATTTTTGTGAGATTTATAATGGCTGATTTAGAAATCCGTATAAAATTACTCCCTAATTGTCGCTCTAATTCATATAAAGGTTTACTCAAAATAAGACGATGATCATCTTCATCATATAAAGCTAATTCTCTTCCTTCCGTTCGAATAACAATTATTGAATTTGGATCAATGATATATGTTTTATTATTTGCGATTCCTGTTAAAATTTGCTCTTCTTTTTCTTGTTGTAATAAAGAAATAGCAGCTTGTATCGTAGGCGTAAGTTCAGCTGTATATATTGTTACATGTGGCTCTTCATACTCTGAATCTATTTTTATTTCTATTTTCAGATTTATCACCTCTCAAAAAATTATAGCATATACAGCATTTTGGAAAATGCAGGTTATTCTTTGGAAAAGGCATCTTACACAACCATAACGACATGTTACTCCAAACGTGTTGTTGGCATATTTTTCATTCGTTATATTGAGTTCAGAAAACAAGTATTTGGAAGTTCATGATTAGGAGGCTAGGGCTATTATGAGTGAGTTAACTACTTCAAGTGAAAGAAATAAAACTGGTTGGATATTAATAACTATTGCAACGATGCTGACAGCCAGTATAATTTTTTGGTTTTTCAATAATCCTGAAGGTTTTATTGAAAATCTAATTGGTTATAAGAGAGATGTGTTTTCAAACATATTTATTTGGATTTTTACTGCTTTTATTGTAGTGGGATACATTGCCTATACAATTATTGCATTACCTTTTGTAAAAGCACATGTATTTACTATGTCTTGGCTAAAAGTAATCGGTATAAGGATCGCTATTGTGACGGGGATCGTAGAAGAAGTGATTTTTAGACATTTACTTATGGAATACTTATTAACGAATGCATTTTCAGATTTAAAGCAAATACTAATTTCTGGGATAGTATTTGGAATTGCTCACGGTGTATGGGTACTTTTGAGAGGGGATTGGAAGATTGCCTTACCTGTTATACTATCTACTACAATTTTAGGAAGTCTTCTCGCGATGCTTTATATTATGACTGGAAGAAGTACCTTCGCTCCAATCGTAGCTCATATGTTAATTAATATGGTGATTGAACCATGGTTAATGTTATCTGCTGTATCTGGAAAATGGGATAGTAAACTAAAGTAATTTGTCCTATTGGTAAGGGGAAGGTTAGTAGATCAGTATAGAAAGTTATCGAATCCTAGTTTATGCCGCCTCTATCGGCATTCCTGTTATTTTTCTACATTATGGCTTCATGACAACGATTTCCTTTACAACTGTTGCTGCATTTGATAGTGTTGGTGCGATTTTAGTTGTCGCTATGTTAATAGGGCCAGCTGCTACTTCCTATTTAATAAGCAAAACGATTAAACAAATGTTTTTGTATAGCATGCTGTTTGGGGCTTCAGCTTCGGTAATAGGTTATTATTTAGCGAAGCTTTGGGATACGTCCATTGCAGGGATGATGGAAACAACAGTAGTAGGTCAAAAAATCGCCGAGCGTCGAAGAAAATCACTCGTAAGTAAATTAGAAATTATGTAAAATAGAAACATCGTTTGATGGAAAAGAAATCAACAGCGTGTTAACCATATAAAATAATTGACCAGGCGCCCGTTAAAAAGTGGGTGCTTGTTTTTTTGTTTATTCATCATACGGTCTATATTTTGTATGAAGCTCCTTAGCTGCTTCATCGATAGATTTTTTTCTCAGAATCCTCATCAGTATAAGTATTTACAGTTTTTTCTTTAGCTTCTTTTTGCTCACTAGCTGGAGCTTCTTCTTTAGACACAGCTTCATCCTCACTACATGCAGTTAGTATTAATGTAGACAATGCTCCTATATAAAATATTTTCTTCATTTATAAGCAATAATGGGATTAAAAACTATCTGGTGCTTTCGTTAAATAATCCATAAAAATGAATACTCCGTGATGGGTGGTTTTTGTTTAATAAAAAAGTATTTTAAACATTAATGAAACAGCTATTAATTCAGCAACAGTTCCAATTAGCCCCAAAAACATACTTTTTCATTCATTGCCTTGTAGTATCTTTAAGAATAAACTGATGCTAGAAAGGTTGGTATAACTGCATTTTAAGGGAATACATGCTATACT
Proteins encoded in this region:
- the lexA gene encoding transcriptional repressor LexA — encoded protein: MKKVSKRQEAILEFIKEEVRTKGYPPSVREIGEAVGLASSSTVHGHLARLEQKGFIRRDPTKPRAIEILEPEDSIQKQHVIHVPLVGKVTAGSPITAIENIDEYFPLPDIYGTSEDQLFMLEIMGESMIEAGILDGDLVIVKQRATANNGDIVVAMTAEDEATVKRFFKEKNHFRLQPENATMEPIIVDQVSILGQVVGLYRRVH
- a CDS encoding LysM peptidoglycan-binding domain-containing protein, coding for MNWLKKNPHITTLLGASLLFAAYLFITDPGNVTYTEIEIEHGDSLWSLAEQYSGKMKTDDWIKLVKAENELSNVDIIAGKSLVIPVVGDQSKPINSIEIARNEK
- a CDS encoding recombinase family protein; this encodes MINTLQSAVVYCRVSTEKETQSSSLERQQEELMRYAKEQGYEVKNVFRDKHSGYDVERDGLLEMLDFIKEKEVKALFVQDETRLGRGNARMAVLHLLQKTETDVFSMRDEGPVQLNEMDTMLLEILAIVEEYQRRIHNAKIRRGMRRAVENGYRPENNLSNRGNPNGQERKDVPVEEIIKLRNRGFTFEEIAVTLRGLGFDVSKATVHRRYREHQEINSK
- a CDS encoding GNAT family N-acetyltransferase translates to MFIKTKRLIIREFEVQDWQAVYEYTSDSNVMKYIPEGVFNEEEARKFVSENSGDKAKYFPVVLLNNNIVIGHIVFHPCFGDHTYEIGWVFNPNYYNNGYASEAAEAVLDYGFKEMKLHRIIATCQPENIGSYRVMEKIGMRREGYFKKCIPNGDEWWDEYYYAVLDEE
- a CDS encoding DUF3021 domain-containing protein: MHFLKNVAFGVSMGCTVFVFINLLGYWTLGNIFLEAVMANFTQHVLGSIIVGIACALPSYFYQVERLTFLQQIAIHFAISVSTFIVVALFLNWLPTSSIGMTMFMLLLGVLLFTLIWLLFYVYNLSEAKKMNNKIDELINKDNAQ
- a CDS encoding LytTR family DNA-binding domain-containing protein, which codes for MINLKIEIKIDSEYEEPHVTIYTAELTPTIQAAISLLQQEKEEQILTGIANNKTYIIDPNSIIVIRTEGRELALYDEDDHRLILSKPLYELERQLGSNFIRISKSAIINLTKIKNIEASFNGTMEIELVLGIKEVISRNYRKQFKKRLGV
- a CDS encoding CPBP family intramembrane glutamic endopeptidase — its product is MSELTTSSERNKTGWILITIATMLTASIIFWFFNNPEGFIENLIGYKRDVFSNIFIWIFTAFIVVGYIAYTIIALPFVKAHVFTMSWLKVIGIRIAIVTGIVEEVIFRHLLMEYLLTNAFSDLKQILISGIVFGIAHGVWVLLRGDWKIALPVILSTTILGSLLAMLYIMTGRSTFAPIVAHMLINMVIEPWLMLSAVSGKWDSKLK
- a CDS encoding metal ABC transporter permease, giving the protein MGIPVIFLHYGFMTTISFTTVAAFDSVGAILVVAMLIGPAATSYLISKTIKQMFLYSMLFGASASVIGYYLAKLWDTSIAGMMETTVVGQKIAERRRKSLVSKLEIM